One segment of Streptomyces sp. NBC_01463 DNA contains the following:
- the eccD gene encoding type VII secretion integral membrane protein EccD translates to MSTTAATGFCRVTVVAPDSRIDVALPHDLAVADVAPEILRLTGRTQAVATPTGYHLVRRDGTVLDGARTLADQQVLDGEILSLRPFADSLPPAVFDDVTDAVASAVGRDRHLWSEDLLRGTGPAGAALLLLLMGLVLWSADPDRHDMHSLPGVIAGAAGVLLTAFAAVRARVYGDRTTAVALGLAAQPLLLAAGSGIIGPDAGQGPGRLQLLLGCVAVLVASVVLVAVTPGGDAPFVATAFLATAGTLAAFAAILTESSATAAAAVCAPAAIGLVAFLPGLSARYARLPVDYTPPRTARTGYADPFADPDTGHHDTPVDADDLADRARRGHEMLLGLVGGCAAVVVAAAAVLGFSGDVRGQLLALAAGGAVLLRARLFRYTSQVVCLLTAGIGALALLILGLALHPPAAASAGYGDPGASDIRTVWLCAAVAAGAALLTAVGLVVPRKGLSPFWGRVLDLTESALLLSLVPLCLAVLDVFARARALTG, encoded by the coding sequence GTGAGTACGACCGCGGCGACCGGCTTCTGCCGCGTCACCGTCGTGGCGCCCGACAGCCGCATCGACGTCGCGCTGCCCCATGACCTCGCCGTCGCCGACGTCGCCCCGGAGATCCTCCGGCTCACCGGCCGGACCCAGGCCGTCGCCACCCCCACCGGCTACCACCTCGTCCGGCGAGACGGCACCGTCCTCGACGGCGCCCGCACCCTCGCGGACCAGCAGGTGCTCGACGGCGAGATCCTCAGCCTGCGCCCCTTCGCCGACTCGCTGCCGCCCGCCGTCTTCGACGACGTCACGGACGCCGTCGCCTCGGCGGTCGGACGCGACCGCCACCTGTGGAGCGAGGACCTGCTGCGCGGCACCGGCCCGGCGGGCGCCGCGCTGCTGCTCCTCCTGATGGGCCTCGTCCTCTGGTCCGCCGACCCGGACCGCCACGACATGCACAGCCTGCCCGGCGTCATCGCGGGCGCCGCCGGGGTACTGCTCACCGCCTTCGCGGCGGTACGCGCCCGGGTCTACGGGGACCGGACCACGGCCGTCGCACTCGGCCTCGCCGCCCAGCCGCTCCTGCTCGCCGCCGGCTCCGGCATCATCGGCCCGGACGCCGGCCAGGGCCCCGGCAGGCTCCAGCTGCTGCTCGGCTGCGTCGCCGTCCTGGTCGCCTCCGTCGTGCTGGTCGCCGTCACCCCGGGCGGCGACGCCCCGTTCGTCGCGACGGCCTTCCTCGCCACCGCGGGAACCCTGGCCGCCTTCGCCGCGATCCTCACCGAGTCCTCCGCCACCGCGGCGGCCGCCGTCTGCGCCCCGGCCGCCATCGGACTCGTCGCCTTCCTGCCCGGCCTCTCGGCCCGCTACGCCCGGCTCCCCGTCGACTACACCCCGCCGCGCACCGCCCGGACGGGCTACGCCGACCCCTTCGCCGATCCGGACACCGGCCACCACGACACCCCCGTCGACGCCGACGACCTCGCGGACCGGGCGCGGCGCGGCCACGAGATGCTGCTCGGCCTCGTCGGCGGCTGCGCGGCCGTCGTCGTCGCGGCCGCCGCCGTCCTCGGCTTCTCCGGCGACGTCCGGGGACAGCTCCTCGCCCTCGCCGCGGGAGGGGCCGTGCTGCTGCGCGCCCGGCTCTTCCGCTACACCTCGCAGGTCGTGTGCCTGCTCACGGCGGGGATCGGCGCACTCGCCCTGCTGATCCTCGGCCTCGCCCTGCACCCGCCCGCCGCCGCGTCCGCCGGCTACGGCGACCCCGGCGCCTCCGACATCCGTACGGTCTGGCTCTGCGCGGCCGTCGCCGCCGGCGCTGCCCTGCTGACCGCGGTCGGCCTCGTCGTCCCCCGCAAGGGGCTCTCCCCGTTCTGGGGCCGGGTCCTGGACCTGACAGAGAGCGCCCTCCTGCTGTCCCTGGTCCCGCTCTGCCTGGCGGTCCTCGACGTCTTCGCCCGGGCCAGGGCGCTCACCGGCTGA
- the dapA gene encoding 4-hydroxy-tetrahydrodipicolinate synthase, whose translation MAPISTPQTPFGRVLTAMVTPFTADGALDIDGAQRLATHLVDSGNDGLIINGTTGESPTTSDAEKDQLVRAVLEAVGDRAHIVAGIGTNDTRHSIELARTAERSGAHGLLAVTPYYNKPPQEGLLRHFTAIADSTGLPVMLYDIPGRSGVPIDTETLVRLAEHPRIVANKDAKGDLGRASWAIAQSGLAWYSGDDMLNLPLLSVGAVGFVSVVGHIVTPDLRALIEAHLGGDVQKATEIHQKLLPVFTGMFRTQGVITTKAALTLQGLPAGPLRLPLVELSAQETAQLKIDLAAGGVQL comes from the coding sequence ATGGCTCCGATCTCCACTCCGCAGACCCCCTTCGGGCGGGTCCTCACCGCTATGGTCACGCCGTTCACGGCGGACGGCGCACTCGACATCGACGGTGCCCAGCGGCTCGCCACCCATCTGGTCGACTCAGGCAATGACGGCCTGATCATCAACGGCACCACCGGCGAGTCCCCGACCACCAGCGATGCGGAGAAAGACCAGCTCGTACGGGCTGTGCTGGAGGCGGTGGGGGACCGGGCGCACATCGTCGCCGGCATCGGCACCAACGACACCCGCCACAGCATCGAGCTCGCCCGCACGGCCGAGCGCTCCGGCGCCCACGGCCTCCTGGCGGTCACTCCGTACTACAACAAGCCGCCGCAGGAGGGCCTCCTCCGGCACTTCACGGCGATCGCGGACTCCACGGGTCTGCCGGTGATGCTCTACGACATTCCCGGCCGCAGTGGTGTGCCGATCGACACAGAGACCCTCGTCCGGCTGGCCGAGCACCCGCGCATCGTGGCCAACAAGGACGCCAAGGGCGACCTCGGCCGCGCCAGCTGGGCCATCGCCCAGTCCGGACTGGCCTGGTACTCCGGCGACGACATGCTGAACCTCCCGCTCCTCTCGGTGGGCGCGGTCGGGTTCGTCTCCGTCGTCGGCCACATCGTCACCCCGGACCTGCGGGCGCTCATCGAGGCCCACCTCGGGGGAGACGTCCAGAAGGCCACGGAGATCCACCAGAAGCTGCTGCCGGTCTTCACGGGCATGTTCCGCACCCAGGGCGTGATCACCACCAAGGCGGCACTGACCCTCCAGGGCCTCCCGGCAGGTCCGCTGCGGCTGCCCCTGGTGGAACTCTCCGCGCAGGAAACGGCACAGCTCAAGATCGATCTCGCCGCCGGTGGGGTACAGCTCTAA
- a CDS encoding insulinase family protein: protein MTSRSSVTTARPSSEGRAVARTQTLLKGSNGIGTVRRTVLPGGLRIVTETLPSVRSATFGIWANVGSRDETPTLNGATHYLEHLLFKGTGKRSALDISSAIDAVGGEMNAFTAKEYTCYYARVLDTDLPLAIDVVCDMLTGSLIASEDVDAERGVILEEIAMTEDDPGDCVHDLFAHTMLGDTPLGRPVLGTVDTINALNRGQIARFYKKHYDPTHLVVAAAGNVDHATVVRQVRKAFERAGALSRTDAVPMAPREGSRTLRTAGRVELLNRKTEQAHVVLGMPGLARTDERRWALGVLNTALGGGMSSRLFQEVREKRGLAYSVYSYTSGFADCGLFGVYAGCRPSQVHDVLKICRDELDRVASDGLDDEEIGRAIGQLSGSTVLGLEDTGALMNRIGKSELCWGEQMSVDDMLARIAQVTPDDVRSVAGEVLGHRPSLSVIGPLKDKQADRLHESVS from the coding sequence GTGACGTCCCGTAGTTCCGTGACGACGGCCCGCCCCTCCTCGGAGGGGCGGGCCGTCGCCCGTACCCAAACGCTTCTCAAGGGCAGCAACGGCATCGGCACGGTCCGCCGCACGGTCCTCCCCGGCGGCCTGCGCATCGTCACCGAGACCCTGCCCTCCGTACGCTCCGCCACCTTCGGCATCTGGGCCAACGTCGGATCACGCGACGAGACCCCGACGCTGAACGGCGCGACGCACTACCTCGAACACCTCCTCTTCAAGGGCACCGGCAAGCGCAGCGCCCTCGACATCTCGTCCGCGATCGACGCGGTCGGCGGCGAGATGAACGCCTTCACGGCGAAGGAGTACACCTGCTACTACGCGCGGGTCCTCGACACGGACCTGCCGCTGGCCATCGATGTCGTCTGCGACATGCTGACCGGCTCCCTGATCGCCTCCGAGGACGTCGACGCCGAGCGCGGCGTCATCCTGGAGGAGATCGCGATGACGGAGGACGACCCGGGCGACTGCGTGCACGACCTGTTCGCGCACACCATGCTCGGCGACACCCCGCTCGGCCGCCCGGTCCTCGGCACCGTCGACACGATCAACGCCCTGAACCGGGGCCAGATCGCCCGCTTCTACAAGAAGCACTACGACCCCACGCACCTGGTCGTCGCCGCGGCGGGCAACGTCGACCACGCCACGGTCGTACGCCAGGTCCGCAAGGCATTCGAGCGCGCCGGTGCGCTCTCCCGCACCGACGCCGTCCCGATGGCGCCGCGCGAGGGCTCCCGCACGCTGCGCACCGCGGGCAGGGTCGAACTGCTGAACCGCAAGACCGAGCAGGCCCACGTGGTCCTCGGCATGCCGGGACTGGCCCGCACCGACGAGCGCCGCTGGGCGCTCGGCGTCCTCAACACCGCCCTCGGCGGCGGTATGAGCTCCCGCCTCTTCCAGGAGGTACGGGAGAAGCGCGGCCTCGCCTACAGCGTCTACTCGTACACCTCGGGCTTCGCGGACTGCGGACTCTTCGGCGTGTACGCGGGCTGCCGGCCCAGCCAGGTCCACGACGTGCTCAAGATCTGCCGCGACGAGCTGGACCGGGTCGCGTCGGACGGCCTGGACGACGAGGAGATCGGCCGTGCCATCGGCCAGCTCTCCGGCTCCACCGTCCTCGGCCTTGAGGACACCGGCGCGCTCATGAACCGCATCGGCAAGAGCGAACTGTGCTGGGGCGAGCAGATGTCGGTCGACGACATGCTGGCCCGCATCGCGCAGGTCACCCCGGACGACGTCCGGTCGGTGGCGGGCGAGGTCCTCGGACACCGCCCCTCCCTCTCCGTCATCGGCCCGCTCAAGGACAAGCAGGCCGACCGCCTGCACGAGTCGGTCTCCTAG
- the rpsO gene encoding 30S ribosomal protein S15: MPLDAATKKQIMTEFAQKEGDTGSPEVQVAMLSRRISDLTEHLKTHKHDHHSRRGLLILVGQRRRLLQYLAKKDIQRFRALVDRLGIRRGAAGGAK; encoded by the coding sequence GTGCCGCTCGACGCCGCTACGAAGAAGCAGATCATGACCGAGTTCGCGCAGAAGGAGGGCGACACCGGTTCCCCCGAGGTTCAGGTCGCCATGCTTTCGCGCCGGATCTCGGACCTGACGGAGCACCTCAAGACGCACAAGCACGACCACCACTCCCGTCGTGGTCTGCTGATCCTGGTCGGCCAGCGTCGCCGCCTCCTGCAGTACCTGGCCAAGAAGGACATCCAGCGCTTCCGTGCGCTCGTCGACCGCCTCGGCATCCGCCGTGGCGCGGCCGGCGGCGCCAAGTAA
- the dapB gene encoding 4-hydroxy-tetrahydrodipicolinate reductase, giving the protein MSKLRVAVLGARGRIGSEAVRAVEAADDMELVAALGRGDKLETLADAGAQVVVELTTPTSVMENLEFCTGHGIHAVVGTTGWTDERLAQLTTWLSGSPGTGVLIAPNFSIGAVLTMKFAQQAARYFESVEVIELHHPNKADAPSGTAARTAQLIAEARREAGCAPQPDATATALDGARGADVDGIPVHSVRLRGLLAHQEVLLGGEGETLTLRHDSLHHSSFMPGILLGARRVTTTPGLTFGLENFLDLN; this is encoded by the coding sequence ATGAGCAAGCTGCGCGTGGCCGTTCTCGGTGCCCGGGGCCGTATCGGCTCCGAGGCGGTCCGAGCCGTCGAGGCCGCCGACGACATGGAGCTGGTGGCCGCACTCGGCCGCGGCGACAAGCTGGAGACCCTGGCGGACGCCGGTGCCCAGGTCGTCGTCGAGCTCACCACCCCCACGTCGGTGATGGAGAACCTCGAGTTCTGCACCGGGCACGGCATCCACGCCGTGGTCGGCACCACCGGCTGGACCGACGAACGGCTCGCGCAGCTGACCACCTGGCTCTCCGGCTCGCCGGGGACCGGCGTGCTCATCGCGCCGAACTTCTCCATCGGCGCGGTCCTCACCATGAAGTTCGCACAGCAGGCCGCGCGCTACTTCGAGTCGGTCGAGGTCATCGAGCTGCACCACCCCAACAAGGCGGACGCCCCCTCCGGCACCGCCGCGCGCACCGCCCAGCTGATCGCCGAGGCCCGCCGCGAGGCCGGCTGCGCACCCCAGCCGGACGCCACCGCGACGGCACTGGACGGGGCGCGCGGCGCGGACGTCGACGGGATCCCGGTCCACTCGGTCCGGCTCCGCGGCCTCCTGGCCCACCAGGAGGTGCTGCTCGGGGGCGAGGGCGAGACCCTCACCCTCCGGCACGACTCCCTGCACCACAGCAGCTTCATGCCGGGCATCCTGCTCGGCGCACGCCGCGTGACGACCACTCCGGGCCTCACGTTCGGCCTGGAAAACTTCCTCGACCTGAACTGA
- a CDS encoding ribonuclease J: MSHPHPELGTPPKLPKGGLRVTPLGGLGEIGRNMTVFEYGGRLLIVDCGVLFPEEEQPGIDLILPDFTTIRDRLDDVEGIVLTHGHEDHIGGVPYLLRLKPDIPLIGSKLTLALIEAKLQEHRIRPYTLEVTEGQRERIGVFDCEFIAVNHSIPDALAVAIRTPAGMAVATGDFKMDQLPLDGRLTDLHAFARLSEEGIDLLLSDSTNAEVPGFVPPERDIQNVLRTVFANAQKRIIVASFASHVHRIQQILDTAHEYGRRVAFVGRSMVRNMGIARDLGYLKVPAGLVVDVKTLDDLPDDEVVLVCTGSQGEPMAALSRMANRDHQIRIVQGDTVILASSLIPGNENAVYRVINGLTRWGANVVHKGNAKVHVSGHASAGELLYFYNICKPKNLMPVHGEWRHLRANAELGALTGVPKDHIVIAEDGVVVDLIDGKAKIVGKVQAGYVYVDGLSVGDVTETSLKDRRILGDEGIISVFIVVDSSSGKIVGGPHIQARGSGIDDSAFSAVVPKVEEALNKSAQDGVMEPHQLQQLVRRTVGKWVSDTYRRRPMILPVVVEV, translated from the coding sequence TTGAGTCATCCGCATCCTGAACTCGGCACCCCGCCGAAGCTCCCGAAGGGCGGCCTGCGGGTCACCCCCCTCGGCGGCCTCGGCGAAATCGGCCGCAACATGACGGTCTTCGAGTACGGCGGCCGCCTGCTCATCGTCGACTGCGGCGTCCTCTTCCCGGAGGAGGAGCAGCCGGGCATCGACCTGATCCTTCCGGACTTCACGACCATCCGGGACCGCCTCGACGACGTCGAGGGCATCGTCCTGACGCACGGCCACGAGGACCACATCGGTGGTGTCCCGTATCTGCTGCGTCTGAAGCCGGACATCCCGCTGATCGGCTCCAAGCTGACCCTCGCGCTCATCGAGGCCAAGCTCCAGGAGCACCGCATCCGCCCGTACACCCTTGAGGTCACGGAGGGACAGCGGGAGCGCATCGGAGTCTTCGACTGCGAGTTCATCGCGGTCAACCACTCCATCCCGGACGCGCTCGCGGTCGCCATCCGCACCCCCGCGGGCATGGCGGTCGCCACCGGCGACTTCAAGATGGACCAGCTGCCGCTGGACGGCCGCCTCACCGACCTGCACGCGTTCGCGCGGCTGAGCGAGGAGGGCATCGACCTTCTGCTCTCCGACTCGACGAACGCGGAGGTGCCCGGCTTCGTCCCGCCGGAGCGGGACATCCAGAACGTCCTGCGCACGGTCTTCGCCAACGCCCAGAAGCGCATCATCGTGGCGAGCTTCGCCAGCCACGTGCACCGCATCCAGCAGATCCTCGACACGGCCCACGAGTACGGCCGCCGGGTCGCCTTCGTCGGACGCTCGATGGTCCGGAACATGGGCATCGCCCGTGACCTGGGCTATCTGAAGGTTCCCGCGGGCCTGGTCGTCGACGTGAAGACCCTCGACGACCTGCCGGACGACGAGGTCGTGCTGGTCTGTACGGGCTCGCAGGGCGAGCCGATGGCGGCCCTGTCCCGGATGGCCAACCGCGACCACCAGATCCGCATCGTCCAGGGCGACACGGTCATCCTGGCGTCGTCGCTGATCCCGGGTAACGAGAACGCGGTCTACCGCGTGATCAACGGCCTGACCCGCTGGGGCGCCAACGTCGTCCACAAGGGCAACGCCAAGGTCCACGTCTCGGGCCACGCCTCGGCCGGCGAGCTGCTGTACTTCTACAACATCTGCAAGCCGAAGAACCTGATGCCGGTCCACGGCGAGTGGCGCCACCTGAGGGCCAACGCCGAACTGGGCGCCCTCACCGGCGTTCCGAAGGACCACATCGTCATCGCCGAGGACGGCGTGGTCGTCGACCTGATCGACGGCAAGGCCAAGATCGTCGGCAAGGTCCAGGCGGGATACGTGTACGTGGACGGCCTCTCGGTCGGCGACGTCACCGAGACGTCCCTCAAGGACCGCCGCATCCTGGGCGACGAGGGCATCATCTCCGTCTTCATCGTGGTCGACAGCTCCTCCGGCAAGATCGTGGGCGGCCCCCACATCCAGGCCAGGGGCTCCGGCATCGACGACTCGGCGTTCAGCGCGGTCGTACCGAAGGTCGAAGAGGCCCTCAACAAGTCGGCCCAGGACGGCGTCATGGAGCCGCACCAGCTCCAGCAGCTGGTCCGCCGCACGGTGGGCAAGTGGGTCTCCGACACCTACCGCCGGCGCCCGATGATCCTTCCCGTCGTCGTCGAGGTCTGA
- the thyX gene encoding FAD-dependent thymidylate synthase, with amino-acid sequence MTDTPEPAKPSFRSDVTVDLVKHAAGDSDVLFAARVSTAGEQSLEEVTKDPERSKGLINYLMRDRHGSPFEHNSMTFFISAPIFVFREFMRHRVGWSYNEESGRYRELEPVFYVPGESRKLVQQGRPGKYEFVEGTEAQAELTGRVMEDSYRQAYEAYQEMLAAGVAREVARAVLPVGLFSSMYATCNARSLMHFLGLRTQHELAKVPSFPQREIEMVGEQMEAHWAQLMPLTHAAFNKNGRVAP; translated from the coding sequence GTGACCGACACCCCCGAACCCGCAAAGCCCAGCTTCCGCAGCGATGTCACCGTTGACCTGGTGAAACATGCCGCAGGTGACTCCGATGTGCTCTTCGCCGCCCGTGTCTCCACGGCCGGTGAGCAGTCCCTCGAAGAGGTCACCAAGGATCCTGAGCGCTCCAAGGGGCTCATCAACTACCTGATGCGGGACCGGCACGGAAGCCCGTTCGAGCACAACTCGATGACCTTCTTCATCAGCGCCCCGATCTTCGTGTTCCGCGAGTTCATGCGGCACCGCGTGGGCTGGTCGTACAACGAGGAATCGGGCCGCTACAGGGAGCTGGAGCCGGTCTTCTACGTCCCGGGGGAGTCCCGCAAGCTGGTCCAGCAGGGCCGCCCCGGCAAGTACGAGTTCGTCGAGGGCACCGAGGCGCAGGCGGAGCTCACCGGCCGTGTCATGGAGGACTCGTACCGCCAGGCGTACGAGGCCTACCAGGAGATGCTCGCCGCGGGTGTGGCCCGTGAGGTCGCCCGTGCGGTCCTCCCGGTCGGCCTGTTCTCCTCGATGTACGCCACGTGCAACGCCCGCTCGCTGATGCACTTCCTCGGCCTGCGTACGCAGCACGAACTCGCGAAGGTCCCGTCCTTCCCGCAGCGCGAGATCGAGATGGTCGGCGAGCAGATGGAAGCGCACTGGGCACAGCTCATGCCGCTCACCCATGCAGCCTTCAACAAAAACGGACGCGTTGCCCCGTAA
- a CDS encoding polyribonucleotide nucleotidyltransferase, with amino-acid sequence MENETHYAEAVIDNGTFGTRTIRFETGRLAKQAAGSAVAYLDDDTMVLSATTASKRPKDQLDFFPLTVDVEERQYAAGKIPGSFFRREGRPSEDAILTCRLIDRPLRPSFKKGLRNEIQIVETIMALNPDHLYDVVAINAASASTILAGLPFSGPIGATRVALIKGQWVAFPTHTELEDAVFDMVVAGRVLEDGDVAIMMVEAEATEKTIQLVQDGAEAPTEEVVAAGLEAAKPFIKALCKAQSDLAAKAAKPTGEFPVFLDYQDDVLEALTKAVSTELAKALTIAGKQDREAELDRIKEIAGEKLLPAFEGREKEISGAYRALTKKLVRERVIKDKVRIDGRGVTDIRTLAAEVEAIPRVHGSALFERGETQILGVTTLNMLRMEQQLDTLSPVTRKRYMHNYNFPPYSVGETGRVGSPKRREIGHGALAERAIVPVLPSREEFPYAIRQVSEALGSNGSTSMGSVCASTMSLLNAGVPLKAAVAGIAMGLISQEIDGKTHYVALTDILGAEDAFGDMDFKVAGTKQFVTALQLDTKLDGIPASVLAAALKQARDARLHILDVMNEAIDVPDEMSPNAPRIITVKIPVDKIGEVIGPKGKMINQIQEDTGADITIEDDGTIYIGAQQGSQAEAARATINAIANPTMPEVGERYLGTVVKTTTFGAFVSLMPGKDGLLHISQIRKLAGGKRVENVEDVLGVGAKVQVEIAEIDSRGKLSLIPVIEGEEDEKKDDTDK; translated from the coding sequence GTGGAGAACGAGACCCACTACGCCGAGGCCGTTATCGACAACGGAACCTTCGGCACCCGCACCATCCGCTTCGAGACGGGCCGCCTGGCCAAGCAGGCCGCAGGCTCCGCCGTCGCGTACCTGGACGACGACACCATGGTGCTGTCGGCCACCACCGCTTCCAAGCGGCCCAAGGACCAGCTCGACTTCTTCCCCCTCACGGTGGACGTCGAGGAGCGGCAGTACGCCGCCGGCAAGATCCCCGGCTCCTTCTTCCGCCGGGAGGGCCGCCCCTCCGAGGACGCGATCCTCACCTGCCGCCTGATCGACCGCCCGCTGCGCCCCTCCTTCAAGAAGGGCCTGCGCAACGAGATCCAGATCGTCGAGACGATCATGGCGCTCAACCCCGACCACCTGTACGACGTGGTCGCGATCAACGCCGCCTCCGCCTCCACGATCCTGGCGGGCCTGCCCTTCTCCGGCCCGATCGGCGCCACCCGCGTCGCCCTGATCAAGGGCCAGTGGGTCGCGTTCCCGACGCACACCGAGCTCGAGGACGCCGTCTTCGACATGGTCGTCGCCGGTCGCGTCCTCGAGGACGGCGACGTCGCGATCATGATGGTCGAGGCCGAGGCCACCGAGAAGACCATCCAGCTCGTCCAGGACGGCGCCGAGGCCCCGACCGAAGAGGTCGTCGCCGCCGGTCTGGAAGCCGCGAAGCCCTTCATCAAGGCGCTCTGCAAGGCCCAGTCCGACCTCGCCGCCAAGGCCGCCAAGCCCACCGGTGAGTTCCCGGTCTTCCTCGACTACCAGGACGACGTCCTGGAGGCCCTCACCAAGGCCGTCAGCACCGAGCTCGCCAAGGCGCTCACCATCGCCGGCAAGCAGGACCGCGAGGCGGAGCTCGACCGCATCAAGGAGATCGCGGGCGAGAAGCTCCTCCCGGCCTTCGAGGGCCGCGAGAAGGAGATCTCGGGTGCCTACCGCGCGCTGACCAAGAAGCTGGTCCGCGAGCGCGTCATCAAGGACAAGGTCCGCATCGACGGCCGTGGCGTCACGGACATCCGTACGCTCGCCGCCGAGGTCGAGGCCATCCCGCGCGTGCACGGCTCGGCGCTCTTCGAGCGTGGCGAGACCCAGATCCTGGGCGTCACCACCCTCAACATGCTCCGCATGGAGCAGCAGCTGGACACCCTCTCCCCGGTGACCCGCAAGCGCTACATGCACAACTACAACTTCCCGCCGTACTCCGTCGGTGAGACCGGCCGCGTGGGCTCGCCCAAGCGCCGCGAGATCGGCCACGGCGCGCTCGCCGAGCGCGCCATCGTGCCGGTGCTGCCGTCGCGCGAGGAGTTCCCCTACGCGATCCGCCAGGTCTCCGAGGCGCTGGGCTCCAACGGCTCGACGTCCATGGGCTCGGTCTGCGCCTCCACCATGTCCCTGCTGAACGCCGGTGTGCCCCTCAAGGCCGCCGTCGCCGGTATCGCCATGGGCCTGATCTCGCAGGAGATCGACGGCAAGACCCACTACGTCGCCCTCACCGACATCCTCGGTGCCGAGGACGCGTTCGGTGACATGGACTTCAAGGTCGCCGGTACGAAGCAGTTCGTGACCGCGCTCCAGCTCGACACCAAGCTCGACGGCATCCCCGCCTCGGTCCTGGCCGCCGCGCTGAAGCAGGCCCGTGACGCCCGCCTCCACATCCTCGATGTGATGAACGAGGCCATCGACGTCCCGGACGAGATGTCCCCCAACGCCCCGCGGATCATCACCGTCAAGATCCCGGTGGACAAGATCGGTGAGGTCATCGGCCCCAAGGGCAAGATGATCAACCAGATCCAGGAGGACACCGGCGCCGACATCACGATCGAGGACGACGGCACCATCTACATCGGTGCCCAGCAGGGCTCGCAGGCCGAGGCCGCGCGCGCCACGATCAACGCGATCGCCAACCCGACCATGCCGGAGGTCGGCGAGCGCTACCTGGGTACGGTCGTCAAGACCACCACCTTCGGTGCGTTCGTCTCCCTGATGCCCGGCAAGGACGGCCTGCTGCACATCTCGCAGATCCGCAAGCTCGCCGGTGGCAAGCGCGTGGAGAACGTCGAGGACGTGCTCGGCGTCGGCGCCAAGGTCCAGGTCGAGATCGCGGAGATCGACTCCCGCGGCAAGCTCTCCCTCATCCCCGTCATCGAGGGCGAAGAGGACGAGAAGAAGGACGACACCGACAAGTGA
- a CDS encoding tetratricopeptide repeat protein, protein MRAKITYVVTAAVLVFYFVLVGSRGVLLIEHGSLVTVTFGVAVLILPVIGIWFLWKNTQFVRRANALAAELDAEGGLPVDELVRTPSGRIDRDSADAVFARRREETEDAPDDWRCWFRLAVAYQDARDTPRARKAMQRAIALRNRPASTTAPSSP, encoded by the coding sequence ATGCGCGCAAAGATCACTTACGTCGTCACCGCTGCCGTCCTGGTCTTCTACTTCGTCCTGGTCGGCAGCCGGGGTGTCCTGCTCATCGAGCACGGCTCGCTGGTCACGGTGACCTTCGGGGTCGCCGTGCTGATCCTGCCGGTCATCGGCATCTGGTTCCTCTGGAAGAACACCCAGTTCGTCCGGAGGGCCAACGCCCTGGCCGCCGAACTCGACGCCGAGGGCGGACTGCCGGTCGACGAACTGGTCCGTACCCCGAGCGGGCGAATCGACCGTGACTCGGCGGACGCGGTGTTCGCACGCCGCCGGGAGGAGACGGAGGACGCGCCGGACGACTGGCGCTGCTGGTTCCGCCTCGCCGTGGCCTACCAGGACGCCAGGGACACCCCCAGGGCCCGCAAGGCCATGCAACGAGCCATCGCCCTCCGCAACCGCCCGGCGTCCACTACGGCCCCGTCCAGCCCTTGA